From Nguyenibacter vanlangensis, one genomic window encodes:
- a CDS encoding ornithine cyclodeaminase codes for MVQYVGVENLTALIRSVGIETFLSELAGYIEDDFRRWPAFDKVPRVASHSSEGVIELMPTADDMLYGFKYVNGHPSNIHKGLQTVTAFGVLSDVRSGYPLLLSEMTLLTALRTAATSAVAARYLARPDSRVMAIIGLGAQSEFQATAFKALLGITHLRVYDLAPAATLKFCRNMRDSGLDVIVAESSQYAVLGADIITTITADKLKATILSDNMIGAGVHINAVGGDCPGKTELQAEILLRGRVFVELPEQTRIEGEIQQMAEDFPVTELWQVVAGEDPGRRSACEVTIFDSVGFATEDFSALRYLRDKVQDTNFHTEIDLLAELPDPRNLFGLLKA; via the coding sequence ATGGTTCAGTATGTCGGCGTTGAGAATCTTACCGCACTAATCCGCTCCGTCGGTATCGAGACGTTCCTGAGCGAACTTGCCGGATATATTGAGGACGATTTTCGCCGTTGGCCGGCGTTTGACAAGGTGCCGCGCGTGGCCAGTCATAGCAGCGAAGGCGTTATCGAACTGATGCCCACAGCCGATGACATGTTGTATGGGTTTAAATATGTCAATGGCCATCCGAGTAACATCCATAAGGGGCTTCAGACCGTTACGGCGTTCGGTGTCCTGTCCGACGTCCGTTCCGGCTATCCTCTTCTACTCTCTGAAATGACCCTGCTGACCGCCCTGCGAACGGCGGCAACCTCCGCTGTCGCGGCACGTTATCTGGCGCGTCCCGACAGCAGGGTTATGGCGATCATTGGACTTGGCGCGCAATCGGAATTTCAGGCGACAGCGTTCAAGGCCCTTCTCGGCATCACGCATTTGCGCGTTTATGACTTGGCCCCGGCAGCCACCCTAAAATTTTGCCGGAACATGCGAGACAGCGGTCTGGACGTCATAGTGGCCGAGAGCAGCCAGTATGCGGTGCTGGGGGCCGACATCATCACGACCATTACTGCCGACAAACTCAAGGCCACGATCCTGTCCGACAACATGATCGGCGCTGGTGTTCATATCAATGCCGTCGGTGGAGACTGCCCTGGCAAGACCGAGTTGCAGGCCGAAATCCTGCTCCGTGGCCGCGTTTTTGTCGAACTTCCCGAGCAGACGCGCATTGAGGGCGAAATCCAGCAGATGGCGGAAGACTTCCCGGTGACGGAACTCTGGCAGGTCGTCGCCGGCGAAGATCCGGGCCGCCGCTCGGCGTGTGAGGTCACCATTTTTGATTCCGTCGGATTCGCCACAGAGGATTTCTCCGCACTTCGATATTTGCGGGATAAGGTGCAGGATACGAACTTTCATACGGAGATCGACCTGCTGGCCGAATTGCCGGACCCAAGGAATCTTTTCGGTCTTCTGAAAGCATAA
- a CDS encoding Fic/DOC family N-terminal domain-containing protein, which translates to MVELMRNPRLGCFVGTPVAGEIVRAFVPPPLPPEPSIDVLGLLERLSLAEHALGRLDGIIMLLPRQELFLYMYVRNMYVRKEAVLSSQIEGTQSTGFWNILICRSVRNYAFRRPKRFLGSGNSASRSISV; encoded by the coding sequence ATGGTCGAACTTATGCGCAATCCCCGGCTGGGCTGCTTCGTCGGAACGCCTGTTGCGGGCGAGATAGTGCGCGCCTTTGTGCCACCGCCGCTGCCCCCCGAGCCGTCGATCGACGTGCTGGGCCTTCTGGAACGGCTGAGTCTGGCGGAACACGCCTTGGGGCGTCTGGACGGCATCATAATGCTGCTGCCGCGCCAAGAACTGTTTCTCTATATGTATGTGCGCAATATGTATGTGCGCAAGGAAGCGGTCCTTTCGTCCCAGATCGAGGGCACTCAATCGACCGGATTCTGGAATATTCTCATCTGCCGGTCCGTGAGAAATTATGCTTTCAGAAGACCGAAAAGATTCCTTGGGTCCGGCAATTCGGCCAGCAGGTCGATCTCCGTATGA
- a CDS encoding autoinducer 2 ABC transporter substrate-binding protein: MKKHSAVIAALAAAGISCAAPAHGRAETFQIGFVPKVIGIPYFSAMQQGFLKGGRAFDARIVYQGPTTSSVAAQAQIVQSLINRKLDAVAVAANSPTALQAQANHARERGVTFASTDSQVDGDAVSLRVMQATDEAIAHTLVDQLAAQIEGGGQIAFVSGGPIATNLNLWISLMKSYLAAKYPKLELVSVQYAGEDISKATEITSQILSAYPGLKGIIGVNTTATPGAAQAVLQAGLSGKVAVTGIDDPNTIRTYVLNGTVKSAVLWNPVDLGYLTVWGLTQLLQHKALHPQNAVPGLGTIAYDATTKTLLLGQPMIFTKENISLDF; encoded by the coding sequence GTGAAGAAGCATTCGGCGGTGATCGCGGCGCTGGCGGCGGCGGGGATATCCTGCGCGGCCCCGGCACATGGCCGTGCGGAAACATTCCAGATCGGCTTCGTGCCCAAGGTGATCGGCATTCCCTATTTCAGCGCCATGCAGCAGGGATTCCTCAAGGGGGGCCGCGCGTTCGACGCCAGGATCGTCTATCAGGGGCCGACGACATCGTCGGTCGCGGCGCAGGCGCAGATCGTCCAGAGCCTGATCAACCGCAAGCTGGACGCCGTGGCCGTCGCCGCCAACAGCCCGACCGCCCTTCAGGCCCAGGCCAACCACGCCCGGGAACGCGGCGTCACCTTCGCCTCGACCGACAGCCAGGTGGACGGCGACGCCGTGTCGCTGCGGGTCATGCAGGCCACGGACGAAGCCATCGCCCACACCCTGGTCGACCAGCTCGCCGCGCAGATCGAGGGTGGAGGACAGATTGCGTTCGTGTCCGGAGGGCCGATCGCGACCAACCTGAATCTATGGATTTCCCTGATGAAATCCTACCTGGCTGCCAAATATCCCAAGCTCGAGCTGGTCAGCGTCCAGTATGCCGGCGAGGATATCAGCAAGGCGACCGAGATCACGTCACAGATCCTGTCGGCCTATCCGGGGCTGAAAGGGATCATCGGCGTCAACACCACCGCGACGCCGGGCGCGGCGCAGGCGGTGCTGCAGGCCGGCCTCTCCGGAAAAGTCGCCGTGACCGGCATCGACGACCCGAACACGATCCGGACCTACGTGCTGAACGGCACCGTCAAGAGTGCGGTCCTGTGGAATCCGGTCGATCTCGGATACCTGACGGTCTGGGGCCTGACGCAGCTTCTGCAGCACAAGGCGCTGCATCCGCAGAACGCCGTGCCCGGGCTGGGCACCATCGCGTATGACGCGACGACGAAGACGCTGCTGCTGGGCCAGCCGATGATCTTCACCAAAGAGAACATTTCCCTGGATTTCTGA
- a CDS encoding sugar ABC transporter ATP-binding protein produces the protein MNRLELRGIVKSFGGVRALKGVDAVIAAGRTLVLLGENGAGKSTLIKTLTGAVRPEEGEILIDGTPVVLRDPMHARALGITAVYQEPMIFPHLSVLENVFAGCEITDRFGRVRTEAMLGAVRPWLSSLDLAESLLHRPMADLGLGHQQLVLIAQALVQDARVIVFDEPTAILSRAETDRLVGIINRLRDDGRAIVYITHRLEEVPRLGDHVTVLTDGRVTGDYAASDVTEDLLLRLMMGRRHDTRQDDGTRQDGGEAARPPAAAASSTPPVLSIRGLSHPRHFHDVDWDVAAGRITGIYGLVGAGRSEVAMTVFGALRAAGGRIVLDGREISPRSPAEAMALGIGYLPEDRKKQGIFAPMGLESNLTCTGLARLSHGGWLLDFPALLAETRAVMRRFAIKAGTPETAIGTLSGGNQQKGLFARWAGQALRVLILDEPTRGIDLATKAEIHGFIRQLAEAGTAIVVITSDLAELMAVSQDVIVMRQGRVVDRVQGAALTAERVLASAIGAATTGHEHTGRERAA, from the coding sequence ATGAACCGTCTCGAACTGAGAGGGATCGTGAAATCCTTTGGCGGCGTCAGGGCCCTGAAGGGCGTGGACGCCGTGATCGCGGCCGGGCGGACCCTGGTGCTGCTGGGCGAGAACGGGGCCGGCAAATCGACGCTGATCAAGACGTTGACCGGCGCGGTCCGCCCCGAGGAAGGCGAGATCCTGATCGACGGCACCCCGGTCGTGCTGCGGGACCCGATGCATGCGCGAGCGCTCGGCATCACCGCCGTCTACCAGGAGCCGATGATCTTCCCGCATCTGAGCGTGCTGGAAAACGTCTTCGCCGGCTGCGAAATCACCGATCGCTTCGGCCGGGTGCGGACCGAGGCCATGCTCGGGGCGGTCCGGCCGTGGCTGTCCTCGCTCGATCTCGCGGAATCGCTGCTGCATCGGCCCATGGCGGATCTCGGGCTCGGGCACCAGCAACTGGTTCTGATCGCGCAGGCGCTGGTGCAGGACGCCCGCGTCATCGTCTTCGACGAACCGACGGCGATCCTGTCGCGCGCCGAAACCGACAGGCTGGTCGGCATCATCAATCGCCTCCGCGATGACGGGCGCGCCATCGTATACATCACGCATCGGCTGGAGGAGGTGCCGCGCCTGGGCGACCATGTCACCGTGCTGACGGATGGGCGCGTGACCGGGGACTATGCCGCCTCCGACGTGACCGAAGACCTGCTGCTGCGCCTGATGATGGGCCGGCGCCACGATACCCGGCAGGACGACGGCACCCGGCAGGACGGCGGCGAAGCGGCACGGCCGCCCGCAGCGGCGGCATCGTCCACGCCGCCGGTCCTGTCCATCCGGGGCCTCAGCCATCCCCGTCATTTCCACGACGTCGACTGGGACGTGGCGGCCGGACGCATCACCGGCATCTACGGGCTGGTCGGCGCCGGACGGTCGGAGGTCGCGATGACGGTATTCGGCGCGCTGCGGGCCGCCGGCGGCCGGATTGTGCTGGACGGGCGCGAGATCAGCCCCCGCTCCCCGGCGGAGGCGATGGCGCTGGGCATCGGATACCTGCCGGAAGACCGCAAGAAGCAGGGCATCTTCGCCCCGATGGGCCTGGAGAGCAACCTGACCTGCACCGGCCTCGCCCGCTTGTCGCATGGCGGCTGGCTGCTGGATTTCCCCGCCCTGCTGGCCGAGACACGAGCCGTCATGCGCCGTTTCGCGATCAAGGCCGGCACGCCGGAGACCGCGATCGGGACGCTGTCGGGCGGCAACCAGCAGAAGGGACTGTTCGCGCGCTGGGCCGGGCAGGCGCTGCGCGTGCTGATCCTGGACGAGCCCACGCGCGGCATCGACCTGGCGACCAAGGCGGAAATCCACGGCTTCATCCGCCAGCTCGCCGAGGCGGGAACGGCGATCGTGGTGATTACCTCAGACCTCGCGGAACTGATGGCGGTCAGCCAGGACGTGATCGTGATGCGCCAGGGGCGCGTGGTCGATCGCGTCCAGGGGGCCGCGCTGACCGCCGAGCGGGTTCTGGCCTCGGCGATCGGCGCCGCGACGACCGGTCACGAACATACGGGCCGGGAGCGTGCGGCATGA
- a CDS encoding ABC transporter permease, with the protein MKTPALNIGRAAPALHRPARVPIAWRALLARRETALLGVIVLVVAAVSLGAHAGFWTRVNLDGLMVTSAITAVPAAGMTLVILTGGIDASVGSMLGLVSAIGGLLFVAGWPVAVVVPVFVLAGAVLGWINGLIILCGRVPPIVCTLGTLSIFRMGVFLIMGSAWITALPPGLTRFFVADHLGPLPGAAVIALAVMAVLAAFLRVHRTGRRLFAIGNNEEAARLVGIPVRRLRWATYALLGACVGLGALMRLGQSPIVQTTTGGGFELGVIAAVVLGGTELSGGRGGMVGTFLGTLVVGLIGDAIVLMHIQPFWSGVVLGVVILASVGVNEGRRARQVVS; encoded by the coding sequence ATGAAAACTCCCGCCCTGAATATCGGACGGGCCGCGCCCGCCCTGCACCGCCCCGCGCGCGTCCCGATCGCCTGGCGCGCGCTGCTGGCGCGGCGCGAAACCGCGTTGCTGGGCGTCATCGTGCTGGTGGTGGCGGCCGTCAGCCTCGGCGCGCATGCCGGGTTCTGGACCCGCGTCAACCTGGACGGGCTGATGGTCACCAGCGCCATCACCGCCGTGCCGGCCGCGGGCATGACGCTGGTGATCCTGACCGGCGGAATCGACGCCTCCGTCGGCTCCATGCTCGGGCTGGTCTCGGCGATCGGCGGATTGCTGTTCGTCGCGGGGTGGCCCGTCGCGGTGGTCGTGCCGGTCTTCGTGCTGGCAGGCGCGGTGCTGGGCTGGATCAACGGCCTGATCATCCTGTGCGGCCGCGTGCCGCCGATCGTCTGCACGCTGGGCACGCTCAGCATCTTTCGCATGGGCGTGTTCCTGATCATGGGCAGCGCGTGGATCACGGCGCTGCCGCCGGGGCTGACGCGATTTTTCGTGGCCGACCATCTCGGTCCGCTGCCGGGCGCCGCCGTCATCGCGCTGGCCGTCATGGCGGTGCTGGCGGCCTTCCTGCGGGTGCATCGCACAGGCCGCCGGCTGTTCGCGATCGGCAATAACGAGGAAGCCGCCCGCCTGGTCGGCATTCCCGTGCGGCGGCTGCGCTGGGCGACCTACGCGCTGCTGGGCGCCTGCGTGGGGCTGGGCGCGCTGATGCGGCTCGGGCAGTCCCCCATCGTCCAGACCACGACCGGCGGCGGCTTCGAACTGGGCGTCATCGCGGCGGTGGTGCTGGGCGGCACCGAACTGTCCGGCGGACGCGGCGGCATGGTCGGGACGTTCCTGGGCACGCTGGTCGTGGGCCTGATCGGCGACGCCATCGTGCTGATGCACATCCAGCCATTCTGGAGCGGCGTCGTGCTCGGCGTCGTCATTCTCGCGTCCGTGGGCGTCAACGAGGGCCGCCGCGCCCGGCAGGTGGTGTCATGA
- a CDS encoding ABC transporter permease, with amino-acid sequence MSGFRSGRVLILGLFALLVLGGFAAGNPTILSADNLSSMAVFAVELGIIAFGQGLVIAGGDGAIDLSVGAMSALAQILAALFIMRGLPWPAGVCAGVLAGAAMGGCNAAAITRFRIPPIIATLGTMFAFTGLALIASGGNTIDLTAAPARFLAMGQGSVLGVPFQILCLYLPLLGLLVLIQHRSRFGRALYLNGTNATAAWLAGIHVNRLRATTYVLSGALSGLAGVIAAARLGTATPDGVPEANLISIAIVVLGGASIFGGDGSPVGTAIATLAIAVVNYGLNYNDFNPTLQAGMMGLILVLVVLVENLVRGRLPRLIAAARSRRKIA; translated from the coding sequence ATGAGCGGCTTCCGTTCCGGCCGGGTCCTCATCCTGGGTCTCTTCGCGCTCCTGGTGCTGGGCGGTTTCGCCGCCGGCAACCCGACCATCCTGTCGGCCGACAATCTGTCGAGCATGGCGGTGTTCGCGGTCGAGCTCGGCATCATCGCCTTCGGGCAGGGGCTGGTGATTGCGGGGGGCGACGGCGCCATCGACCTCAGCGTCGGCGCCATGTCCGCACTGGCGCAGATCCTGGCCGCCCTGTTCATCATGCGCGGCCTGCCCTGGCCGGCGGGCGTCTGTGCCGGGGTCCTGGCGGGCGCCGCGATGGGGGGATGCAATGCCGCCGCGATCACGCGGTTCCGGATCCCGCCCATCATCGCGACGCTGGGCACGATGTTCGCGTTCACGGGCCTGGCGCTGATCGCATCGGGGGGCAACACCATCGACCTGACCGCCGCCCCCGCCCGCTTCCTGGCCATGGGACAGGGCAGCGTGCTGGGCGTGCCGTTCCAGATCCTGTGCCTCTACCTGCCGCTGCTCGGCCTCCTGGTGCTGATCCAGCATCGCAGCCGGTTCGGCCGCGCACTGTACCTGAACGGCACGAACGCCACCGCGGCGTGGCTGGCCGGCATACACGTCAACAGGCTGCGGGCGACGACCTATGTGCTGTCGGGCGCGCTGTCCGGACTGGCCGGGGTGATCGCGGCGGCGCGGCTGGGCACGGCGACGCCCGACGGCGTGCCGGAAGCGAACCTGATCAGCATCGCGATCGTGGTGCTGGGGGGTGCCAGCATCTTCGGCGGCGACGGCTCGCCCGTCGGGACCGCGATCGCCACCCTCGCCATCGCAGTGGTCAATTACGGCCTGAACTACAACGATTTCAACCCGACCCTGCAGGCCGGCATGATGGGCCTGATCCTCGTGCTGGTCGTGTTGGTCGAAAACCTCGTGCGCGGGCGCCTGCCACGCCTGATCGCCGCCGCGCGCAGCAGAAGGAAGATAGCATGA
- a CDS encoding sugar phosphate isomerase/epimerase family protein — protein MKTIANRIGIHGSVWSGRWDTDDGVRAMHETAAAGYDFLELPLSSPDGIAVAALRRAAQAAGIGLTASLGLSADTDISSDDPQVVKRGAALLDHAVSVLRDLGGTDLAGVIFSAMRKYDRPATERGIAHSAEVLRALAERAAQAGIRLHLEVVNRYESNLINTGAQAVAFIDKVGRPEIGVHLDTYHMNIEEGIPSNAIEKCADRIGYFHVGESHRGYLGTGTVAWGPVFRSLRRIAYTGPIAFESFSAAVVDPHLSHTLGVWRNLWEDGADLARHARAFIAAQMVAAEHAEGAA, from the coding sequence ATGAAGACCATTGCAAACAGGATCGGCATCCACGGCTCGGTCTGGTCCGGCCGCTGGGACACCGACGACGGCGTGCGCGCCATGCATGAAACGGCGGCGGCCGGATACGATTTCCTGGAACTGCCTCTGTCCAGCCCGGACGGGATCGCCGTTGCCGCCCTGCGCCGCGCGGCGCAGGCGGCGGGGATCGGCCTGACGGCATCGCTGGGGCTGTCGGCCGACACCGACATCTCGTCCGACGACCCGCAGGTAGTAAAGCGGGGTGCGGCGCTGCTGGATCACGCCGTGTCGGTCCTGCGCGACCTGGGCGGCACCGACCTGGCGGGGGTCATCTTCTCGGCCATGCGCAAATATGACCGGCCCGCCACCGAACGCGGCATCGCGCATTCGGCCGAGGTGCTGCGCGCCCTGGCCGAACGCGCGGCCCAGGCCGGCATCCGGCTGCATCTGGAGGTCGTCAACCGCTATGAAAGCAACCTCATCAATACCGGCGCGCAGGCGGTCGCCTTCATCGACAAGGTCGGACGGCCGGAGATCGGCGTGCATCTCGACACCTATCACATGAATATCGAGGAAGGCATCCCCTCGAACGCGATCGAGAAATGCGCTGACAGGATCGGCTATTTCCACGTGGGCGAAAGCCATCGCGGCTATCTGGGGACCGGGACCGTCGCATGGGGCCCGGTCTTCCGTTCCCTGCGGCGCATTGCCTATACCGGGCCGATCGCCTTCGAATCGTTCTCCGCGGCCGTCGTGGACCCGCATCTGTCCCACACGCTGGGCGTCTGGCGAAACCTGTGGGAAGACGGCGCGGACCTGGCCCGCCATGCGCGCGCCTTCATCGCCGCGCAGATGGTGGCGGCGGAACATGCCGAGGGCGCGGCCTGA
- a CDS encoding TIGR01459 family HAD-type hydrolase yields MSVRALTGIAALVGEYDALFVDQYGVLHDGAAPYPGVRRTLACLREAGQRVLLLSNSGRPGSYNAERLARLGFDPGLYETIVTSGDTALALARSGDIPVQAGMRCLLIDSGGQDTHFCDALGLVVDATPARADLVVIAGSQGGMRTEEQYRAMLAPLARRGVRAVCTNPDRRMLVPGGTAFGAGRIAELYEEEGGMVTWIGKPHRAIYAHAARLCGVPPERVLCVGDSVEHDIAGALGFGARSALVRTGILADATPQQLEAAFARHAARPDYILPALAW; encoded by the coding sequence ATGAGCGTGCGCGCGCTGACCGGGATCGCGGCCCTGGTCGGCGAATATGACGCGCTGTTCGTCGACCAATATGGCGTCCTGCATGATGGCGCGGCGCCCTATCCGGGTGTACGCCGCACGCTGGCCTGCCTGCGCGAGGCGGGCCAGCGTGTGTTGCTGCTGAGCAATTCGGGGCGGCCCGGTTCCTATAATGCGGAACGGCTGGCGCGGCTGGGGTTTGACCCCGGCCTGTACGAGACGATCGTGACCTCCGGCGACACGGCGCTGGCGCTGGCGCGCTCGGGCGATATCCCGGTGCAGGCGGGGATGCGCTGCCTGCTGATCGACAGCGGCGGACAGGACACGCATTTCTGCGACGCGCTGGGCCTGGTGGTGGATGCGACGCCCGCGCGGGCGGACCTGGTCGTGATCGCGGGAAGCCAGGGCGGCATGCGGACCGAGGAGCAGTACCGCGCGATGCTGGCCCCCCTGGCCCGACGCGGCGTCCGCGCGGTCTGCACCAATCCGGACCGGCGGATGCTGGTGCCCGGCGGGACGGCGTTCGGCGCGGGCCGCATCGCGGAACTGTACGAGGAGGAAGGCGGCATGGTGACCTGGATCGGCAAGCCCCACCGGGCCATCTACGCCCATGCCGCCCGGCTCTGCGGTGTGCCGCCCGAGCGCGTGCTGTGCGTCGGCGACAGCGTGGAACATGACATTGCGGGCGCGCTGGGGTTCGGTGCCCGCAGCGCGCTGGTCAGGACGGGCATCCTGGCCGACGCCACCCCGCAGCAGCTTGAAGCGGCGTTCGCCCGCCATGCGGCGCGGCCGGACTATATCCTGCCGGCCCTGGCCTGGTAG
- a CDS encoding FGGY-family carbohydrate kinase, with protein MPDAAAVALGIDLGTSGVRAAVLDGAGNVLAVTGTRFAGLGAADAPSVWWRALAHTLDALQARLSLGDVRSVTLDGTSGTLVAIDAAGAAIGPASMYHARAADDAVPARIAAIAPPGSAARGVGSPLARAVELARRPGVRAILHQADWIAGRLRGRFDATDANNALKTGGDPDTLAWPDWVAEAGLAPALLPAIHLPGAALGPVGAEGLAAGLPPGAVVHAGTTDGCASFLATGADRAGDAVTALGSTLVVKLLSDVRIDAPPYGIYSHRIGGRYLVGGASNSGGAVLLGLFGVDRLAALTAGLRPDMPTGLDYYPLLRAGERFPVSDPAFQPRLEPRPADDGVFFQGVLEGMAMIEATGYARLEQLGATALRSVRTVGGGAANAGWTALRQARIGVPFLPSRSEDACVGAAFLGLYGGAAARLPDQAA; from the coding sequence ATGCCTGACGCAGCAGCGGTCGCATTGGGGATCGACCTGGGCACGTCGGGCGTACGCGCGGCGGTGCTGGACGGAGCGGGGAACGTGCTGGCCGTGACGGGCACGCGTTTCGCGGGGCTGGGCGCGGCGGACGCGCCGTCCGTCTGGTGGCGGGCGCTGGCGCATACGCTGGACGCGCTCCAGGCCCGGCTGTCGTTGGGCGACGTACGGTCCGTCACCCTGGACGGCACGTCCGGCACGCTGGTCGCCATCGATGCCGCCGGGGCCGCGATCGGGCCCGCGTCGATGTATCACGCGCGGGCCGCCGATGACGCCGTGCCGGCGCGGATCGCGGCGATCGCGCCGCCCGGCAGCGCGGCGCGCGGCGTGGGCTCGCCGCTGGCGCGCGCCGTGGAATTGGCGCGCCGTCCCGGCGTGCGCGCCATCCTGCATCAGGCCGACTGGATCGCCGGCCGCCTGCGCGGGCGTTTCGATGCGACCGACGCCAACAACGCGCTCAAGACCGGCGGGGACCCGGATACGCTGGCCTGGCCGGACTGGGTGGCCGAGGCCGGATTGGCGCCGGCGCTGCTGCCGGCCATTCATCTGCCCGGCGCGGCGCTGGGGCCGGTGGGGGCCGAAGGGCTGGCGGCCGGCCTGCCGCCCGGCGCGGTCGTTCATGCGGGCACCACCGACGGGTGCGCATCGTTCCTGGCGACGGGGGCGGACCGGGCAGGGGACGCGGTGACGGCGCTGGGTTCCACCCTGGTCGTCAAGCTGCTGTCGGATGTGAGAATCGACGCTCCGCCCTATGGGATTTACAGCCACCGGATCGGCGGCCGCTATCTGGTGGGCGGGGCGTCCAACAGCGGGGGGGCGGTCCTGCTGGGCCTGTTCGGCGTCGACCGGCTGGCTGCCCTGACGGCGGGGCTTCGCCCCGACATGCCGACCGGACTGGACTATTATCCGCTGCTGCGCGCGGGAGAACGCTTTCCGGTCAGCGACCCGGCGTTCCAGCCGCGGCTGGAGCCGCGCCCGGCCGATGACGGGGTCTTCTTCCAGGGCGTGCTGGAGGGCATGGCGATGATCGAGGCGACGGGATACGCGCGGCTGGAGCAATTGGGGGCGACGGCGCTCCGTTCGGTCCGCACGGTCGGCGGCGGTGCGGCGAACGCGGGCTGGACCGCCTTGCGCCAGGCGCGGATCGGCGTGCCGTTCCTGCCCAGCCGGTCCGAGGACGCGTGCGTGGGCGCGGCGTTTCTCGGCCTGTACGGCGGCGCGGCCGCCCGCCTGCCGGATCAGGCGGCATGA
- a CDS encoding class II aldolase/adducin family protein, whose amino-acid sequence MLSHVRPAEEIDALRGLSARLGADPRRTQGAGGNISIKEDGTLWIKASGTWLAHALDRPILVPIALAPLLEAYRQGRKEAETAVSFFIGGAGDVPPTGAPAALRPSIETAVHAVIPWRVVIHLHCVETIAHAVRTDAHDRLAARLDRLPGVQWTLVPYARPGVPLARAIVAARPFGERANVHVLANHGLIVSADTVAAAGALLERVIAALAVEPRVAPAADLPALAALAEGSAYRLPDDPAVHAIALDPATLAVAHGAPLYPDHVIFLGDRIDLLDAGRPPAAAGSASLSGAAPMQVMPGRGVLLRRDGWTAGMDAMARCLADVASRLSPGDPIRRLGGAEIHALTHWEAETYRQVLNGSIRNA is encoded by the coding sequence ATGTTGTCGCATGTTCGACCGGCTGAGGAGATCGACGCGCTGCGTGGGCTGTCCGCGCGCCTTGGCGCGGATCCCAGGCGCACCCAGGGGGCGGGGGGGAATATCTCGATCAAGGAGGACGGAACGCTGTGGATCAAGGCGTCCGGCACATGGCTCGCCCATGCGCTGGACCGGCCGATCCTGGTGCCGATCGCGCTGGCGCCTCTGCTGGAGGCCTACCGGCAAGGCCGGAAGGAGGCCGAAACGGCGGTCAGCTTCTTCATCGGCGGGGCGGGGGACGTGCCGCCGACGGGTGCGCCGGCCGCGTTGCGGCCGTCCATCGAAACGGCGGTCCATGCCGTGATTCCGTGGCGCGTCGTCATTCATCTGCATTGCGTGGAAACAATCGCTCATGCCGTGCGTACCGATGCGCATGACCGGCTGGCGGCGCGGCTGGACCGCCTGCCCGGCGTGCAGTGGACATTGGTGCCCTATGCCCGGCCGGGCGTGCCCCTGGCCCGCGCGATCGTCGCGGCGCGCCCGTTCGGCGAACGGGCGAATGTCCATGTGCTGGCCAATCACGGGCTGATCGTGTCCGCCGACACGGTCGCGGCGGCGGGGGCGCTGCTGGAGCGGGTGATCGCCGCCCTGGCCGTGGAGCCGCGCGTGGCCCCGGCGGCCGACCTTCCGGCCCTGGCCGCCCTGGCGGAGGGCTCGGCCTATCGCCTGCCGGACGATCCGGCCGTCCATGCCATCGCCCTCGACCCCGCCACGCTGGCGGTGGCGCACGGAGCGCCGCTCTATCCGGACCATGTGATCTTCCTGGGGGATCGGATCGACCTGCTGGATGCCGGCCGGCCCCCGGCCGCCGCCGGGTCCGCCTCCTTGTCTGGCGCCGCGCCGATGCAGGTGATGCCTGGCCGGGGGGTGCTGCTGCGGCGCGACGGCTGGACGGCGGGCATGGATGCGATGGCGCGGTGCCTGGCCGACGTGGCGTCGCGCCTGTCCCCCGGCGACCCGATCCGCCGCCTGGGCGGCGCGGAGATCCATGCCCTGACGCATTGGGAGGCGGAGACCTATCGGCAGGTCCTGAACGGGAGCATCCGGAATGCCTGA